Proteins encoded in a region of the Devosia sp. RR2S18 genome:
- a CDS encoding cobalt-precorrin-6A reductase, protein MKILILGGTAEARDLANRLVALGCDVTTSLAGRTREPILPEGAVRSGGFGGAAGLARYLTDHNFQRLVDATHPYAGQISHNAVAAAKAAGVPLVRYLRPPWQAPAGAEWLQADTPEAAADIPPAGSVVLLTTGHTANQAFFARHDCQLVLRMIEPLAEPVPAHAQLLLARPPYALDSELTLMQAHRVTHLVSKNSGGGQTAAKLDAAQLLNIQVIMLSRPAYAPALEVTSIEEAISALELE, encoded by the coding sequence ATGAAAATCCTGATCCTGGGCGGCACCGCGGAGGCACGAGACCTGGCAAACCGCCTCGTTGCGCTCGGTTGCGATGTGACCACCTCGCTGGCGGGCCGCACAAGGGAACCGATCCTGCCCGAGGGAGCCGTCCGGAGTGGCGGCTTCGGTGGTGCAGCGGGCCTCGCGCGCTATCTCACGGACCACAATTTTCAGCGTCTGGTCGACGCCACCCACCCCTATGCCGGCCAGATTTCGCACAATGCGGTGGCGGCGGCGAAGGCCGCAGGCGTGCCGCTGGTGCGCTATCTGCGTCCCCCATGGCAGGCGCCCGCCGGAGCCGAGTGGCTCCAGGCGGACACGCCAGAGGCGGCGGCCGACATTCCACCTGCAGGCTCGGTGGTGCTTCTGACGACTGGCCACACGGCCAATCAAGCATTCTTCGCGCGACATGATTGCCAACTCGTCCTGCGCATGATCGAGCCATTGGCCGAGCCAGTCCCTGCCCATGCGCAGCTGCTCTTGGCCCGTCCGCCCTATGCGCTCGACAGCGAATTGACGCTTATGCAGGCTCACCGCGTCACCCATCTCGTCAGCAAGAATTCGGGCGGTGGACAAACAGCGGCCAAGCTCGATGCCGCGCAGCTACTCAATATCCAGGTGATCATGCTGTCGCGCCCTGCCTATGCACCGGCCCTGGAAGTCACCAGCATCGAAGAGGCCATCAGCGCGCTCGAGCTGGAATGA
- the cbiB gene encoding adenosylcobinamide-phosphate synthase CbiB: protein MEAFVAPLALLMERWLGYSQELVARIGHPVIWYGKLISALEARTNRPERTSEQRRLAGLVSLAVLLVVTLVVAAAIQIALRQLPGSFVLEVLLATPFLAQKELARSVERVAEALRSSLAAGREAVSHIVGRDPEALDEAGVARAAIETLAESTSDGVVAPWFWLVLLGLPGIALYKAINTADSMIGHRNERYRDYGLAAAKLDDLVNWLPARFTAVLVTAGCFFMPQVSPSAAWATARRDARKHDSPNAGWPEAAFAGALGFQLGGPRSYEGELVDLPAFGQGKRKLGSSDILWALLLYRKTLHVLLGVSVALAVIWWVGT, encoded by the coding sequence ATGGAAGCATTCGTCGCGCCTCTGGCGCTCCTCATGGAGCGCTGGCTGGGTTATTCGCAGGAACTGGTTGCCAGGATCGGCCATCCGGTGATCTGGTATGGCAAGCTGATCAGCGCACTCGAGGCGCGCACCAATCGTCCGGAGCGAACATCCGAGCAGCGGCGGTTAGCCGGTCTCGTCTCGCTCGCCGTTCTACTGGTGGTAACGCTGGTCGTTGCCGCTGCCATTCAGATAGCTCTGCGTCAGCTTCCTGGCAGCTTCGTTCTCGAAGTACTGCTGGCGACACCATTCCTGGCGCAAAAGGAACTCGCTCGCTCGGTTGAACGTGTGGCAGAGGCGTTGCGCAGTTCATTGGCCGCGGGACGCGAAGCGGTGAGCCACATCGTGGGGCGTGATCCCGAAGCGCTGGACGAGGCCGGTGTTGCCCGCGCCGCCATCGAAACCTTGGCCGAGAGCACCTCCGATGGTGTGGTCGCGCCCTGGTTTTGGCTGGTGCTGCTGGGGCTACCCGGTATTGCGCTCTACAAGGCGATCAACACCGCCGATTCCATGATTGGCCACCGCAATGAGCGTTATCGCGACTATGGCTTGGCGGCGGCCAAGCTTGACGATCTGGTCAATTGGCTTCCCGCGCGGTTCACGGCCGTACTCGTCACGGCTGGCTGCTTTTTCATGCCGCAGGTGAGCCCATCGGCTGCCTGGGCAACAGCGCGGCGGGATGCGCGTAAGCACGACTCTCCGAATGCGGGTTGGCCCGAGGCGGCCTTTGCCGGAGCGCTCGGCTTTCAGCTGGGTGGCCCCCGCAGCTATGAGGGCGAACTGGTCGATCTGCCCGCGTTCGGCCAGGGTAAGCGCAAGCTCGGATCCAGTGACATCTTGTGGGCGCTGCTGCTCTATCGCAAGACGCTCCATGTGCTGCTTGGAGTGAGCGTGGCGTTGGCGGTGATCTGGTGGGTAGGAACCTGA
- a CDS encoding cobyric acid synthase, which translates to MAKALMFMGTGSDVGKSLLVAGLCRALSNRGLRVAPFKPQNMSNNAAVTADGGEIGRAQALQARAARREPLTAMNPVLLKPEGETGSQVVVRGQRVASMDARAYWRKRGRLLPQVLQAFQELGRNVDYVLVEGAGSASEVNLRGNDIANFGFAQAAGAPVVLVGDIERGGVIAALVGTFAVIDPADAGLIRATLVNKFQGDPALFDDGARFIAERTGVPCLGPVPWFEAATKLPAEDSMALDALPENASGTLHVVVPRLPRIANFDDLDPLRAEPGVKVTLLAPGNPLPRDADLVLLPGSKSTRSDLAALRANGWDIDIAAHHRAGGKVLGVCGGYQMLGRTIADPDGVEGAPGVSQGLGLLAVETVLAPIKQLRVEAAEHATTGQPISGYHMHMGVTDGADRSRPFALVGGAREGAMSADGRVMGTYLHGLFSADAFRRAFLGAAASGDVNYEHQVEATLDALAIHLEQHLDIEALLALAEPVRAG; encoded by the coding sequence ATGGCTAAAGCCTTGATGTTCATGGGTACGGGGTCCGACGTCGGCAAGTCGCTCCTCGTGGCGGGGCTCTGCCGCGCGCTGAGCAATCGCGGCCTGCGCGTTGCGCCCTTCAAGCCGCAGAACATGAGCAACAATGCCGCCGTGACCGCCGATGGTGGCGAGATCGGCCGGGCGCAGGCCCTGCAGGCACGCGCGGCGCGGCGCGAGCCGCTCACGGCAATGAACCCGGTTTTGCTCAAGCCCGAGGGCGAAACGGGTTCGCAAGTGGTGGTGCGCGGGCAGCGCGTGGCGTCTATGGATGCGCGCGCCTATTGGCGCAAACGGGGACGGCTGCTGCCACAGGTTCTCCAAGCGTTCCAGGAGCTCGGTCGCAACGTCGACTATGTGCTGGTGGAGGGGGCGGGCAGCGCTTCCGAGGTCAATCTGCGGGGCAATGACATCGCCAATTTCGGCTTTGCCCAGGCAGCGGGAGCGCCGGTTGTGCTGGTCGGCGACATCGAGCGGGGCGGGGTGATTGCGGCGCTGGTGGGGACCTTTGCGGTAATCGATCCTGCGGACGCGGGCCTGATCCGGGCCACTCTGGTCAACAAGTTCCAGGGTGATCCGGCGCTGTTTGACGATGGCGCGCGGTTTATCGCCGAACGGACCGGGGTGCCGTGCCTGGGGCCGGTGCCGTGGTTCGAGGCGGCAACGAAGCTACCCGCAGAGGACTCGATGGCGCTCGACGCTTTGCCGGAAAATGCCAGCGGAACGTTGCATGTCGTCGTACCGCGCCTGCCACGAATTGCCAATTTCGACGATCTCGATCCGCTGCGGGCTGAGCCGGGGGTGAAAGTGACACTGCTGGCGCCGGGCAATCCCCTCCCGCGCGATGCCGATCTGGTGCTGCTGCCCGGGTCGAAATCGACGCGGAGCGATCTGGCGGCGCTGCGGGCCAATGGCTGGGATATCGACATCGCTGCCCACCACCGAGCGGGTGGCAAGGTGCTGGGTGTCTGCGGGGGCTATCAGATGCTGGGCCGCACCATCGCCGATCCCGACGGTGTCGAAGGGGCGCCTGGCGTAAGTCAGGGGCTGGGGCTGTTGGCGGTGGAGACGGTGCTCGCCCCGATCAAACAATTGCGGGTCGAGGCAGCCGAGCACGCCACGACTGGCCAGCCGATCAGCGGCTACCATATGCATATGGGCGTGACCGATGGTGCGGACCGTAGCCGGCCCTTTGCCCTTGTGGGCGGCGCGCGCGAGGGGGCGATGAGTGCCGATGGTCGAGTGATGGGGACCTATCTGCATGGGCTGTTTTCCGCCGATGCGTTTCGGCGCGCTTTTCTCGGCGCGGCAGCCAGTGGCGATGTAAACTATGAGCATCAGGTCGAAGCCACGCTGGACGCCTTGGCGATCCATCTCGAACAGCATTTGGATATCGAGGCATTGCTGGCGCTGGCCGAGCCGGTGAGGGCGGGTTGA
- the cobA gene encoding uroporphyrinogen-III C-methyltransferase, whose protein sequence is MFRQLTRFWPRRHFAKLDGADFPPFLPGTVWLVGAGPGGPGLASLLAYHALGEADVIVYDALVSEELLKLAPRRVERVFAGKRGGKPSPKQVDISLQLVDFARQGKRVLRLKGGDPFMFGRGGEEAGALVKAGVPFRIVPGISAGLGGLAYAGIPITHRDTNQSVLFLTGHDEHGTVPQAVDWEAVATAAPVIVMFMAVKHLGLIASRLLASGRAPGDKVTIISHAATPRQSVIETTLAQAPHLIDVPTPAIVVLGPVGAYRASLDWYVGEMRRHIFG, encoded by the coding sequence ATGTTCCGCCAACTCACAAGGTTCTGGCCGCGCCGGCATTTCGCCAAGCTCGATGGTGCTGACTTTCCGCCGTTCCTACCGGGCACGGTGTGGCTCGTCGGAGCGGGGCCGGGCGGCCCGGGGTTGGCATCGCTGCTGGCCTACCATGCCTTGGGCGAGGCTGATGTGATCGTCTATGATGCCCTCGTGTCAGAGGAACTACTGAAACTGGCGCCAAGGCGGGTGGAACGGGTCTTTGCCGGCAAGCGCGGTGGCAAGCCGTCCCCCAAGCAGGTGGATATCTCGCTGCAGCTCGTTGATTTCGCACGTCAAGGCAAGCGCGTGCTGCGCCTCAAAGGCGGCGACCCCTTCATGTTCGGGCGCGGTGGCGAGGAGGCGGGAGCACTGGTCAAGGCGGGCGTGCCCTTCCGGATTGTGCCGGGAATCTCGGCGGGATTGGGCGGTTTGGCCTATGCCGGTATTCCCATTACGCACCGCGACACCAACCAATCCGTGCTGTTTTTGACCGGGCATGACGAGCACGGGACGGTGCCGCAGGCTGTCGACTGGGAGGCAGTTGCCACGGCAGCGCCGGTGATTGTCATGTTCATGGCTGTCAAACATCTCGGTCTTATTGCTAGCAGACTGTTAGCATCGGGACGCGCACCAGGGGACAAGGTGACCATCATCTCGCATGCGGCGACGCCCAGGCAGTCGGTGATCGAGACGACCCTTGCCCAAGCGCCGCACCTGATCGACGTGCCCACACCGGCCATCGTGGTGCTGGGGCCTGTGGGCGCGTACCGAGCGTCGCTCGACTGGTATGTCGGCGAGATGCGGAGGCACATCTTTGGCTAG
- the zwf gene encoding glucose-6-phosphate dehydrogenase, whose translation MSSRIIPVQPFDYVVFGATGDLTKRKLIPALYHRFMDGQFDEQSRIIGVSRSDLSDAEFQDLACDAVTQFVDKDYQDKATIDRFVSIFSYIVNDVLNEEGWGDLGQALRDDANIVRAFYLAVAPDLFAPIAQYLSKQGYYRRDARVVIEKPLGHDLLSSMQINDGVAEIFEEDQVYRIDHYLGKETVQNLLALRFANTLFEPIWNSAHIDHVQLTVAESVGAGTRGYYDESGALRDMIQNHMLQLLCLVAMEPPASDDANALRDEKLKVLRALKPIANSDVTKMTVRGQYKGVKSETTSVAGYQEELPEDKKGSRTETFVALKAEIGNWRWSGVPFYMRTGKRMANRVSEICIQFKPIPHSIFDHAEGAPRANKLIIRLQPDEGVKLMMMIKDPGPGGMRLREVPLNLSFAQTFTERTPEAYERLLLDVIRGNQTLFMRRDELEAAWMWVDPIREAWDRSSEPPQPYTAGTWGPSGAIALIERDGRTWYEDEV comes from the coding sequence GTGTCCAGCCGTATCATTCCCGTCCAGCCTTTCGACTATGTGGTGTTCGGCGCCACCGGTGACCTGACCAAGCGCAAGCTCATTCCGGCGCTCTATCACCGGTTCATGGATGGGCAGTTCGACGAGCAGAGCCGGATCATCGGGGTGTCGCGTTCCGATCTCAGCGATGCCGAGTTCCAGGACCTGGCGTGCGACGCAGTCACCCAGTTCGTCGACAAGGACTATCAGGACAAGGCGACAATCGACCGCTTCGTCTCGATCTTCTCCTACATCGTCAATGATGTGCTGAACGAGGAGGGCTGGGGCGATCTCGGGCAGGCGCTACGCGACGATGCCAATATCGTGCGGGCTTTCTACCTGGCGGTGGCGCCCGATCTCTTCGCGCCCATTGCGCAATATCTCTCCAAGCAAGGCTATTATCGCCGCGACGCCCGCGTGGTGATCGAAAAGCCGCTGGGCCATGATCTGCTCTCCTCGATGCAGATCAATGACGGCGTGGCCGAAATCTTCGAGGAAGATCAGGTCTATCGCATCGACCACTATCTCGGCAAAGAGACGGTGCAGAACCTCTTAGCGCTGCGCTTTGCCAATACACTCTTCGAGCCCATCTGGAACTCGGCCCATATCGACCACGTGCAGCTGACTGTGGCCGAAAGCGTCGGCGCCGGCACGCGCGGCTACTACGACGAGAGCGGCGCGCTCCGCGACATGATCCAGAACCATATGCTGCAGCTGCTGTGCCTGGTGGCTATGGAGCCGCCCGCATCGGACGACGCCAATGCACTCCGCGATGAAAAGCTCAAGGTGTTGCGGGCGCTCAAGCCGATCGCCAATAGCGACGTCACCAAGATGACGGTGCGCGGCCAGTACAAGGGCGTCAAATCCGAGACGACCTCGGTTGCCGGCTACCAGGAGGAACTGCCCGAAGACAAAAAGGGCAGCCGCACCGAGACCTTCGTGGCGCTCAAGGCCGAGATCGGCAATTGGCGCTGGTCGGGCGTCCCGTTCTACATGCGGACCGGCAAGCGCATGGCCAACCGCGTCTCGGAAATCTGCATCCAGTTCAAGCCCATTCCGCACTCCATCTTCGACCATGCCGAAGGCGCGCCGCGCGCCAATAAACTCATCATCCGCCTGCAGCCTGACGAGGGCGTCAAGCTCATGATGATGATCAAGGACCCCGGTCCGGGCGGCATGCGCCTGCGCGAGGTGCCGCTCAATCTGAGCTTTGCCCAGACCTTCACCGAACGCACGCCCGAGGCCTATGAACGCCTGCTGCTCGATGTGATCCGCGGCAACCAGACGCTCTTCATGCGGCGCGACGAACTCGAGGCAGCCTGGATGTGGGTCGACCCCATACGGGAGGCCTGGGATCGCTCCAGCGAACCGCCGCAGCCCTATACGGCCGGTACCTGGGGGCCCAGCGGCGCTATCGCCCTGATCGAGCGCGACGGCCGCACCTGGTATGAGGACGAAGTCTAG
- the cobU gene encoding bifunctional adenosylcobinamide kinase/adenosylcobinamide-phosphate guanylyltransferase — MTRHTLVLGGARSGKTAFAERLAIRSGNQPAYLATAEALDSEMRDRVASHQRLRGKRFATIEEPLALSDTLFSASVSHDVILVDCLTLWITNLLVANEDVSKAVSELGATLVQLKRANVILVSNEVGLGIVPDNAMARTFRDLAGAAHQRLAEICDDVYFVVAGLPMTLKGVSPDEISSRIHEA; from the coding sequence ATGACAAGACACACATTGGTGCTGGGCGGCGCACGCTCTGGTAAGACAGCCTTTGCTGAACGCTTGGCGATCCGAAGTGGCAACCAACCCGCCTACCTCGCCACGGCCGAAGCGCTCGATTCGGAAATGCGCGATCGCGTCGCCAGCCATCAGCGGCTGCGCGGCAAACGCTTCGCTACCATTGAGGAGCCGCTTGCCCTTTCCGATACCCTCTTTTCAGCCTCGGTCTCACACGACGTGATCCTGGTGGATTGCCTGACCCTCTGGATCACAAACCTCCTGGTCGCCAACGAGGACGTATCCAAAGCCGTCAGCGAACTGGGCGCCACCCTCGTGCAACTCAAGCGCGCCAACGTCATCCTGGTCAGCAACGAGGTCGGCCTGGGCATCGTGCCCGACAACGCCATGGCCCGCACCTTCCGCGACCTTGCCGGCGCCGCCCACCAGCGCCTCGCCGAAATCTGCGATGACGTCTACTTCGTCGTCGCTGGTCTCCCCATGACGCTCAAAGGGGTGTCCCCCGACGAGATATCCAGCCGCATCCACGAGGCATAG
- a CDS encoding cobyrinate a,c-diamide synthase — MSARCGGTSLARGIVIAAPRSGSGKTVITLGLLAALRRNGVVVAPAKTGPDYIDPAFLGRAAMRDAVNLDPWAMAPARIKELAQLQATGADLLLVEGVMGLFDAAVDGIGSTADLAELLELPVVLVVDAERQSQSVAALVAGFAHWRAGVRIGGVILNRVASMKHERMLVEAIAGTGIPVLGAIPRDGALVVPERHLGLVLPGEISAFDGFLRAAAEAVGRYVDLDRLRALAAPLAQPWQRALALPPLGQRIAIARDDAFAFLYPHLLDGWRSAGAELSFFSPLADEAPAADTDAVFLPGGYPELHGATLAAAERFKRGLQEARDRGALLYGECGGFMVLGETLVDKAGAEHPMAGLLPVTTRIDRPKRTLGYRRLVHGGDLPWPGQLMAHEFHYSSAKQSRLTPLFAATDARGEAMPPMGAVIGRVMGSYAHVIDAAA; from the coding sequence ATGTCGGCGAGATGCGGAGGCACATCTTTGGCTAGGGGAATCGTCATCGCGGCACCGCGCTCAGGTTCGGGCAAGACGGTGATCACGCTGGGCTTGTTGGCGGCCTTGCGCCGCAATGGGGTGGTGGTGGCGCCGGCCAAGACCGGACCGGACTATATCGACCCCGCCTTTCTCGGCCGCGCGGCGATGCGCGATGCCGTCAATCTCGACCCCTGGGCGATGGCGCCCGCACGGATCAAGGAACTGGCGCAGCTGCAGGCGACCGGCGCCGACCTGTTGCTGGTCGAGGGCGTGATGGGGCTGTTCGATGCTGCCGTGGATGGGATTGGCTCGACGGCCGATCTCGCCGAACTGCTCGAGCTGCCCGTGGTGCTGGTCGTCGATGCCGAGCGGCAAAGCCAGTCGGTTGCCGCGCTGGTGGCAGGCTTCGCCCACTGGCGCGCTGGGGTGCGCATCGGTGGGGTGATCCTCAACCGGGTGGCGTCGATGAAGCACGAGCGCATGCTGGTAGAGGCGATCGCTGGCACGGGCATTCCGGTCCTGGGTGCCATTCCGCGGGACGGCGCGCTGGTGGTGCCGGAGCGCCATCTCGGGCTGGTGCTGCCTGGGGAGATTTCGGCATTCGACGGCTTCCTCAGGGCGGCTGCCGAGGCGGTGGGGCGCTATGTCGACCTCGACCGGCTCCGCGCTCTTGCCGCACCGCTTGCCCAGCCGTGGCAGAGGGCCCTCGCCTTGCCGCCTTTGGGGCAGCGGATCGCCATTGCCCGGGACGACGCCTTTGCCTTTCTTTATCCCCATCTGCTGGACGGCTGGCGTAGTGCGGGGGCGGAGCTGAGCTTCTTTTCGCCTTTGGCCGACGAGGCACCAGCCGCCGACACCGATGCGGTCTTCCTGCCGGGAGGCTATCCCGAACTGCATGGCGCCACTCTGGCGGCGGCGGAGCGCTTCAAGCGGGGGCTGCAAGAAGCGCGGGATCGGGGGGCGCTCCTTTATGGCGAGTGCGGTGGGTTCATGGTCTTGGGCGAGACCCTGGTCGACAAGGCCGGCGCAGAACATCCCATGGCGGGACTGCTGCCGGTTACGACGCGGATCGACCGCCCCAAGCGGACGCTGGGCTATCGGCGGCTGGTCCATGGCGGCGACCTGCCTTGGCCGGGACAGCTGATGGCGCATGAGTTTCACTACTCCTCGGCCAAGCAGAGCCGCCTGACGCCGCTGTTTGCCGCCACCGATGCGCGTGGCGAGGCCATGCCGCCCATGGGCGCGGTAATCGGGCGGGTGATGGGCTCCTATGCCCATGTCATCGATGCGGCGGCCTAG
- a CDS encoding cation diffusion facilitator family transporter, with protein MSKAANRTLIVASASLLVGLVVLGLKFLAWWFTGSVALYSDALESIVNVVTAGMALGAVRLAERPADAALPYGYHKAEYFSAVLVGVMIIVAAILIMREAYLGFLAPALPEAPVQGLAVSAVATIINAGWAWVLIRQGRVARSPALAADGKHLVTDVVSTIGVLLGLALVFLTGWAILDPILAALVALNILWSGWGVIRDSVGGLMDVAVPPEKQQIIREVIAANAEGAIEAHDIRTRQAGKMTFIDFHLVVPGGMSVDEAHAICDRLEAKLRETVEEVQITIHVEPEDKAKHSGIIVL; from the coding sequence TTGAGCAAAGCTGCCAACAGAACCTTGATCGTCGCCAGCGCGAGTCTGCTCGTGGGGCTTGTCGTGCTTGGCCTCAAGTTTCTCGCCTGGTGGTTTACCGGCTCTGTTGCCCTTTATTCCGATGCGCTCGAATCGATCGTCAATGTCGTAACCGCGGGCATGGCGCTGGGCGCCGTCCGGCTGGCGGAGCGCCCCGCCGATGCCGCCCTGCCCTATGGTTATCACAAGGCCGAGTATTTTTCGGCCGTGCTGGTGGGCGTAATGATCATCGTGGCGGCCATTCTCATCATGCGGGAAGCCTATCTCGGCTTCCTCGCCCCCGCCTTGCCCGAAGCGCCGGTTCAAGGGCTTGCGGTCAGCGCCGTCGCGACGATCATCAATGCCGGCTGGGCTTGGGTGCTGATCCGGCAGGGCCGTGTCGCCCGCTCGCCGGCGCTTGCTGCTGACGGTAAGCACCTGGTGACCGACGTGGTCTCCACCATCGGCGTCTTGCTTGGTCTTGCGCTGGTTTTCCTGACGGGTTGGGCCATCCTCGACCCGATACTTGCCGCCCTCGTGGCGCTCAACATACTTTGGTCCGGCTGGGGTGTGATCCGGGACAGCGTGGGCGGGCTCATGGACGTGGCGGTTCCGCCCGAAAAGCAGCAGATCATCCGCGAGGTGATCGCCGCCAATGCCGAGGGCGCCATCGAAGCCCACGACATTCGCACCCGCCAGGCCGGAAAGATGACCTTTATCGACTTCCACCTCGTCGTACCCGGTGGCATGAGCGTCGATGAGGCGCACGCCATCTGCGACCGCCTCGAAGCCAAGTTGCGCGAGACGGTGGAAGAAGTGCAGATCACCATCCATGTCGAGCCGGAAGACAAGGCCAAGCACTCAGGCATCATCGTGCTCTAG
- a CDS encoding BadF/BadG/BcrA/BcrD ATPase family protein, producing MSRYYLGVDGGGTNCRIRLADENLVTLAEVKNGRANLQIDAGEPAYKAISDGTRDVFAAAGIDYAETANTFACFGMAGGRMDTARAEFAARPWPFAGVRVYDDIDIAHAGALGGGEGGVIIVGTGSAAMAVVDGQRLQAGGWGFPIGDQMSGAILGRELVRYAVEAEDGLVEASPLTKAVIERLGGDNQAVMTWSFASDMDLKIISRDGSEGCDDALIGRAPAEYGQLMPLFIEHYDRGDAVAKKMMDIQLGYVDTYANWFKRHGATVMAVVGGFGQRLFPIFQQRYGDFVALPQFEPLHGAVILAKQNFDAA from the coding sequence GTGTCCAGGTACTATCTTGGCGTTGATGGCGGTGGCACCAATTGCCGTATCCGCCTGGCCGACGAGAATCTGGTCACGCTGGCAGAGGTCAAGAACGGTCGCGCCAACCTGCAGATCGACGCTGGGGAGCCCGCCTACAAGGCGATCAGCGACGGCACGCGCGATGTGTTCGCCGCGGCCGGCATCGACTATGCGGAAACCGCGAACACTTTCGCTTGCTTCGGCATGGCGGGGGGGCGCATGGACACGGCACGCGCTGAGTTCGCGGCTCGCCCCTGGCCGTTTGCCGGTGTTCGCGTCTATGACGACATCGACATCGCCCATGCCGGCGCGCTAGGCGGCGGCGAAGGCGGCGTGATCATCGTGGGAACCGGTTCGGCTGCAATGGCCGTGGTCGATGGCCAGCGCCTGCAAGCCGGTGGCTGGGGCTTTCCGATCGGCGATCAGATGTCGGGCGCAATTCTGGGGCGGGAGCTGGTCCGCTATGCCGTCGAGGCGGAGGATGGGCTGGTCGAGGCTTCGCCGCTGACCAAGGCGGTGATCGAGCGCTTGGGCGGCGACAACCAGGCGGTGATGACCTGGTCGTTCGCCAGCGACATGGACCTCAAGATCATCAGCCGCGACGGCTCAGAGGGCTGTGACGATGCGCTGATCGGCCGGGCGCCCGCCGAATACGGCCAGCTCATGCCGCTGTTTATCGAGCATTATGACCGGGGCGATGCCGTGGCCAAGAAGATGATGGACATCCAGCTTGGCTATGTCGATACCTACGCCAATTGGTTCAAGCGCCATGGCGCGACCGTCATGGCGGTTGTCGGTGGCTTCGGGCAGCGCCTTTTTCCCATCTTCCAGCAGCGTTACGGCGATTTCGTCGCCTTGCCGCAATTCGAGCCACTGCATGGTGCAGTGATCCTCGCCAAGCAGAACTTCGACGCCGCCTGA
- a CDS encoding cobalamin biosynthesis protein, with the protein MKSGLAVSATGAAAPPFSYLVAGFGFGSKATADEVVALVEDCLREMDARGAQLAAIATLRRKDGPLARAVAERLGVVLHLMDEDELAADVPTPSAIVWESIGTMSVAEAAAAAFGDLRLAKRKSAHATCALALVPHSSSSALMASSMLVTSRAGA; encoded by the coding sequence ATGAAATCTGGCCTGGCAGTAAGCGCCACCGGTGCGGCTGCACCCCCATTCTCCTATCTGGTTGCCGGCTTCGGGTTCGGCAGTAAGGCGACGGCCGACGAGGTCGTGGCGCTGGTGGAGGACTGCCTGCGCGAAATGGATGCCAGAGGGGCGCAACTGGCCGCCATTGCAACCCTGCGCCGCAAGGATGGGCCGCTTGCGCGCGCCGTGGCGGAGCGGCTGGGCGTCGTCCTGCACCTGATGGATGAGGATGAGTTGGCGGCGGACGTGCCGACGCCCTCCGCTATTGTCTGGGAGTCCATCGGGACCATGAGTGTTGCCGAAGCTGCCGCTGCGGCATTCGGCGATCTGCGTCTCGCCAAGCGCAAGTCGGCGCACGCGACCTGCGCCCTAGCGCTAGTGCCTCATTCCAGCTCGAGCGCGCTGATGGCCTCTTCGATGCTGGTGACTTCCAGGGCCGGTGCATAG